One genomic region from Nitrospinaceae bacterium encodes:
- a CDS encoding extracellular solute-binding protein, with product MFILTFTLGLFSVSASAQRSVLLYTSVPSSLLKPLKKSFAKANPNLALRVFRARASTVNRRLTDEWSAGRPLADVIWAGDTSQFIAYKKAGRLVPYSPPGAASIPTDLKDSGGAFHAIRIMHLIITYKPRPGFRSPKNWDDLTSLSTRRNAPLRLAMPSPEKSGASLAGIFAWQQTPALGWRFVSRLLASSPLLTDSFGEAAKALDEKIAAATILADFIAYPLKKRDPAIHITWPAEGAVTITGPAGILKKENTNLGVGPLRGARRLMDFLTSRQAQQIIRRGGLYAARGDIAPPEGRPALGQLKRLAPDWGALLANEKKILSRIRAMVSMAKKKKEHLESENSKKK from the coding sequence TTGTTTATACTGACATTTACTCTGGGGCTGTTCTCGGTCTCAGCCTCGGCGCAAAGAAGCGTTCTCCTCTACACTTCAGTGCCAAGTTCTCTGCTCAAACCACTCAAAAAGAGCTTTGCGAAAGCGAACCCGAATCTGGCGCTCCGTGTTTTTCGCGCCAGAGCGAGCACGGTCAACCGAAGGCTCACGGATGAATGGAGCGCGGGCCGCCCTCTAGCAGACGTCATATGGGCAGGAGACACCTCCCAGTTCATCGCTTATAAAAAAGCCGGGCGGCTTGTCCCCTACTCGCCGCCCGGCGCGGCATCGATACCGACTGATCTCAAGGATTCGGGAGGCGCGTTCCATGCCATTCGAATCATGCATCTCATTATCACCTATAAACCCCGTCCAGGATTTCGGTCACCGAAAAACTGGGATGACCTCACCAGCCTTTCCACCAGGAGGAATGCGCCACTTCGCCTCGCTATGCCATCTCCAGAAAAATCAGGTGCTAGCTTGGCTGGCATCTTTGCCTGGCAACAAACTCCTGCCCTGGGATGGCGCTTCGTAAGCCGTCTACTTGCAAGCAGCCCCCTTTTGACCGACTCCTTTGGCGAGGCAGCCAAAGCCCTCGACGAAAAAATAGCGGCCGCCACCATCCTCGCCGACTTCATCGCCTACCCTCTCAAAAAACGGGACCCGGCCATCCACATCACCTGGCCCGCCGAGGGCGCCGTCACCATCACGGGACCCGCTGGCATCCTGAAAAAAGAGAACACGAATCTTGGCGTGGGTCCCCTACGAGGCGCGAGGCGCCTGATGGATTTCCTTACCTCAAGACAAGCGCAACAGATTATTCGCAGGGGCGGACTCTACGCAGCGCGGGGGGACATCGCCCCACCCGAAGGGCGCCCTGCCCTGGGTCAGCTCAAGCGGCTCGCACCCGACTGGGGGGCACTTCTTGCTAACGAAAAAAAAATATTGTCCCGGATACGGGCAATGGTTTCGATGGCCAAAAAAAAGAAAGAACATTTAGAATCAGAAAATTCTAAAAAGAAGTGA
- a CDS encoding TAXI family TRAP transporter solute-binding subunit: MRGIRKAVVMLTAVFVVVALAAPGAMAARVKTSVASAGPGAAAYVIWGGLAALISKESKTVEMSNLTTRGAVEDIRLVESGKAEFALGVATLLDLAIKGKKMFKKPYKNQCGVGPGTASLFHIGVKKSSGIKTLQDLNGKRVSFAKKGSSTHFMTRTIVKLAGIKVREENLGWNVAADAVKDNRLDAFTIPNPVPSPAFVKFSTAQPISLLPVDGEVLKKMLTMNKAYFPITVPANSYDGQDKPVPTIGYTAWTVAGCKVPADVVYEVTRLNYSAKGKQFLLRVHKGWATGFKISPALDQMGAINMKVHPGAARYWKEQGHKIPANIQ; encoded by the coding sequence ATGCGTGGAATTCGTAAAGCGGTGGTTATGTTGACCGCAGTATTTGTCGTTGTGGCCCTGGCAGCCCCGGGTGCCATGGCGGCTCGAGTGAAGACATCTGTGGCGAGCGCCGGCCCCGGTGCGGCGGCCTACGTGATTTGGGGCGGCCTGGCCGCATTGATTTCCAAGGAATCGAAGACGGTCGAAATGAGCAACCTCACAACGCGTGGTGCGGTCGAGGACATCCGGTTGGTTGAGTCCGGCAAGGCCGAGTTCGCGCTCGGCGTCGCGACGCTCTTGGACCTGGCCATCAAGGGCAAGAAAATGTTCAAAAAGCCCTATAAAAACCAGTGTGGTGTTGGGCCCGGAACCGCCTCGTTGTTCCATATCGGGGTTAAGAAAAGCTCGGGCATCAAGACCCTCCAGGATCTCAATGGCAAGCGCGTCAGCTTCGCCAAGAAGGGCAGCAGCACGCACTTCATGACGCGGACCATCGTAAAGCTGGCCGGCATCAAGGTGCGCGAGGAGAATCTGGGCTGGAACGTCGCCGCCGACGCCGTGAAAGACAACCGGCTCGACGCCTTCACGATTCCGAACCCGGTGCCCTCGCCGGCGTTCGTTAAATTCTCCACCGCCCAGCCTATTTCGCTTCTTCCTGTGGACGGCGAAGTCCTCAAGAAGATGCTGACCATGAACAAGGCCTATTTCCCGATTACCGTTCCGGCAAATTCCTATGATGGGCAGGACAAACCTGTTCCCACCATCGGCTACACGGCCTGGACGGTCGCCGGCTGCAAGGTTCCTGCAGACGTGGTGTATGAAGTGACGCGCCTGAACTACTCGGCGAAGGGCAAGCAGTTCCTTCTCCGGGTGCATAAGGGTTGGGCCACCGGCTTCAAAATTTCGCCCGCGCTCGACCAGATGGGTGCCATCAACATGAAGGTCCATCCGGGCGCCGCTCGCTATTGGAAAGAGCAGGGCCACAAAATTCCTGCCAACATTCAATAA
- a CDS encoding TRAP transporter fused permease subunit, translating to MSNVKLVLEKLRDFLGAGLSQSRTLSGGYLWALRVLAFIFAVYFLFGAVNGSYTLFGPRDWKMFQQLRTLEYPYLPYYGEQFTLPLFLFFTSCLTFMLYPARDASPQDRPSGFDILFCVLSFFILCEFIYFYEVRGDRAGFVEWNDVVFGFVAACLVWEVCRRVLGLVLPVIAVIFLVYDWAGNHAPGLFAHKGAEFGYVMSYLYSQEGIYGVITRVYAQVVFIFLVFGALLQATRVGDVFIDLSFALVGRYKGGAAKAAVVSSGLVGSIVGSGAANIVITGTFTIPLMKKAGFKPTFAAATEAVASIGGHLMPPIMASTAFILAAMTETPYWHVALISLVPALLYYLSVFMSVHFYANRHNLQGLDKEDLPDFWGILRKDGILLAPVAILIMLLILQFSPFFAGFWAIAAAIVFSTIRQKCWYLLKIEGAVFLASTLYGGDMLYLYTALACLAAWRQEESRRIMTEISGAFVQGSVNSLVIGATAGVMGLVLTGVTHPDLAQKMTLIILSYSYGFIFLAVVLVAFASYILGMGMTITASYILIIILAGPALQELGLSMLTSHMIVLWLSQDAALTPPFALGAFIAAGIAQCDPMTTGFTSLKLAKPLYVVPLLMAYTSILMDGPWSDVIMVWVGASLGFIASAAVLEGYFIRLLTWTDRGMLSAASLLLFWNGIWFKLAGLALMAGNLFMQNSRPKVYVEPPVIDIGRDTPQADAT from the coding sequence ATGTCCAATGTGAAATTGGTTTTAGAAAAGTTACGTGATTTCCTCGGTGCGGGTCTCTCCCAATCCCGGACGCTGTCAGGTGGCTACCTGTGGGCGCTCAGGGTTTTAGCTTTTATTTTTGCCGTTTATTTTCTCTTTGGCGCCGTCAACGGCAGCTACACGTTGTTTGGTCCGAGAGACTGGAAAATGTTTCAGCAGTTGCGGACCCTCGAATATCCATATTTGCCTTACTATGGTGAGCAGTTCACGTTGCCCTTGTTCCTGTTCTTCACTTCTTGTTTGACATTCATGCTCTATCCAGCACGGGATGCCTCGCCCCAGGATCGCCCTTCGGGTTTCGATATTTTGTTCTGCGTACTCTCGTTCTTCATTCTTTGTGAATTTATTTATTTCTACGAGGTGAGGGGAGACAGGGCAGGTTTTGTCGAGTGGAACGACGTGGTATTCGGTTTCGTCGCCGCCTGCCTCGTCTGGGAGGTGTGCCGTCGTGTTCTTGGGCTAGTGTTGCCCGTGATTGCGGTGATATTTCTTGTTTACGACTGGGCGGGGAATCACGCCCCCGGATTGTTTGCCCACAAGGGCGCCGAGTTCGGCTATGTAATGAGCTATCTCTACAGCCAGGAAGGAATATACGGCGTCATTACACGGGTTTATGCCCAGGTCGTGTTTATTTTCCTTGTTTTCGGCGCCTTGCTTCAGGCAACCCGGGTGGGCGATGTGTTCATTGATCTCTCCTTCGCCCTCGTGGGCCGCTACAAGGGCGGAGCGGCGAAGGCCGCCGTCGTATCAAGCGGCTTGGTCGGCTCGATAGTCGGCAGCGGGGCGGCGAATATTGTCATCACCGGCACTTTTACAATTCCTTTGATGAAAAAGGCAGGCTTCAAGCCCACTTTCGCTGCGGCGACCGAGGCCGTGGCCAGCATCGGGGGGCATTTGATGCCGCCGATCATGGCCTCGACCGCTTTCATACTCGCTGCCATGACGGAGACGCCTTACTGGCACGTGGCCCTGATCAGTCTGGTGCCCGCACTTCTTTATTATTTGTCCGTCTTCATGTCTGTTCACTTCTATGCCAATCGTCATAACCTGCAAGGGCTTGATAAGGAAGACCTGCCGGATTTCTGGGGAATTCTTCGCAAGGACGGTATCCTTCTGGCCCCGGTTGCTATTCTCATCATGTTGCTGATTCTGCAATTCTCCCCGTTCTTCGCCGGTTTCTGGGCAATCGCGGCGGCCATTGTTTTCAGCACAATTAGGCAAAAATGCTGGTATCTTCTCAAAATCGAGGGCGCCGTATTCCTCGCCAGCACCCTTTACGGCGGCGACATGCTCTATCTCTACACGGCGCTGGCTTGTCTGGCGGCCTGGCGGCAGGAGGAGTCTCGCCGCATCATGACGGAAATCTCCGGCGCCTTCGTTCAAGGCTCGGTCAACTCGCTTGTTATCGGCGCCACGGCAGGTGTTATGGGTCTCGTTCTTACCGGGGTGACGCACCCCGACCTTGCCCAAAAGATGACGCTAATCATTCTGTCCTACTCATACGGATTCATATTCCTTGCTGTCGTCCTGGTGGCGTTTGCGAGCTATATTCTCGGCATGGGGATGACGATCACAGCAAGCTATATCCTCATCATCATCCTCGCGGGACCGGCCCTTCAGGAACTTGGCCTCTCGATGCTGACCTCGCACATGATCGTTCTGTGGCTTAGTCAGGACGCGGCGCTAACGCCGCCCTTTGCGCTTGGCGCATTCATCGCGGCTGGCATCGCCCAATGCGATCCGATGACAACGGGCTTTACGTCTCTCAAACTGGCCAAGCCCCTGTATGTTGTCCCGCTGCTCATGGCCTACACGAGCATTCTCATGGACGGCCCCTGGAGCGATGTGATTATGGTTTGGGTGGGGGCGTCGCTCGGCTTCATCGCATCGGCGGCGGTGCTGGAGGGCTACTTCATTCGCTTGCTGACGTGGACGGACAGAGGAATGCTTTCCGCCGCCTCGCTTTTGCTCTTCTGGAACGGAATCTGGTTTAAACTGGCGGGGCTCGCACTGATGGCGGGAAATCTGTTCATGCAGAATTCTCGGCCTAAAGTTTATGTAGAGCCTCCCGTTATTGATATCGGGAGAGACACGCCACAAGCGGATGCCACATAA
- a CDS encoding SDR family oxidoreductase, protein MKRFEKRTVIVTGAGGGIGRATSLRLAREGALVICMDIADSREETARLANEKGASAGGRSVAAHLDITDPEGVTREMAGVIETHGPIDVLVNCIGGGKPLASLDIDEAAFEAMFEYNVKSTYRACWALLAHMREKKSGRIVNFSSVAGRSASVLQGAHYSSSKSAVIGLTRHLAREFGPEGISVNAVAPGVILTPRIQAQMSPEQEANTIAATPLGRIGTAEDVAGVVAFLASDDARHVTGVTIDVNGGYFLG, encoded by the coding sequence TTGAAGCGATTTGAGAAACGCACCGTCATCGTCACGGGAGCAGGTGGAGGCATTGGCCGGGCCACTTCCCTTCGACTCGCCAGGGAGGGCGCCCTCGTTATTTGCATGGACATCGCCGACTCAAGGGAAGAAACGGCGCGCCTCGCCAACGAGAAAGGCGCATCAGCGGGCGGCAGGAGTGTGGCTGCGCATCTAGACATAACTGATCCCGAGGGCGTGACGCGGGAGATGGCTGGCGTCATTGAGACCCACGGCCCCATTGATGTGCTCGTCAACTGCATCGGCGGTGGCAAGCCCCTCGCCTCTCTCGACATCGACGAGGCGGCCTTCGAGGCCATGTTCGAATACAATGTCAAAAGCACCTACCGTGCCTGCTGGGCGCTCCTGGCGCATATGCGCGAGAAGAAATCAGGGAGAATCGTGAATTTTTCATCTGTGGCCGGACGCTCGGCCAGTGTGCTCCAAGGGGCACATTACTCAAGTTCGAAATCCGCCGTCATCGGCCTCACCCGCCACCTTGCCCGCGAATTCGGCCCCGAGGGCATCAGCGTCAACGCTGTCGCTCCGGGCGTTATCCTCACCCCGCGCATTCAGGCCCAAATGAGCCCCGAGCAGGAGGCAAACACCATCGCCGCCACACCACTGGGGCGCATCGGCACGGCCGAGGATGTAGCCGGTGTCGTCGCTTTTCTCGCCTCGGATGATGCGCGCCACGTCACCGGCGTGACCATCGATGTGAATGGCGGCTATTTTCTGGGATGA
- a CDS encoding cupin domain-containing protein, with amino-acid sequence MAYVKKWGEGERVGMDDVAEPRGWRIQVDPKNTGAAHLSMGTQEIPPGGRIPVHLHEVEEEILFFHEGEGEVEIDGALLEVGPGMSVFLPSGIPHGVHNSGKVPIKMLWIFSPPGYEKVFREMARRKMDHGEIEKNIDDKGNK; translated from the coding sequence ATGGCGTACGTGAAGAAATGGGGAGAGGGCGAGCGGGTCGGGATGGATGATGTGGCCGAGCCCCGGGGCTGGCGAATTCAGGTTGATCCGAAAAACACGGGTGCGGCCCATCTTAGTATGGGCACCCAGGAGATTCCGCCTGGCGGGAGAATACCTGTGCATCTTCATGAAGTGGAAGAGGAGATTCTTTTCTTTCACGAGGGCGAAGGTGAGGTGGAAATTGACGGCGCGCTCCTTGAGGTTGGGCCGGGGATGAGTGTGTTTCTCCCGTCCGGCATCCCCCACGGGGTGCATAACTCAGGGAAGGTGCCGATCAAGATGCTTTGGATTTTTTCGCCGCCTGGTTATGAAAAGGTTTTCAGGGAAATGGCGCGCCGGAAAATGGACCACGGCGAAATTGAAAAAAATATTGACGACAAGGGCAATAAATAA
- a CDS encoding ABC transporter permease: MNAIQTISITIQKRFGRQRIRKIILGSIPFIVLLTLWRMNTVNEWLPPVFIPPMASVAEAIVILQDECTGLGGIFSMNPGCQFTNHVLSSMGRVGLALIIGVPMGIAFGVLAGMNRRISNALEPIGVFANAISGIAWVPLAIVWFGIGAMTTLFILLNTIFWLVFFNTLLGVRGVPRVLENSVLTLGGNRLNIITQVYIPGALPSIVTGVRMSMGFGWRALIAAEMIGGTSGLGFMIFVSASEYKIEEVFLGVIVIAVIWMITDRSLLVPLEKWTIQRWGLVWRPS; encoded by the coding sequence ATGAATGCCATCCAAACCATTTCGATAACCATTCAAAAACGATTCGGGCGCCAGCGCATCCGAAAAATAATTCTGGGCTCCATTCCGTTCATTGTTCTGCTCACCCTTTGGCGTATGAACACCGTCAACGAATGGCTACCCCCCGTCTTCATACCACCAATGGCCTCGGTCGCAGAGGCAATTGTCATCCTCCAGGACGAGTGCACGGGCCTGGGCGGCATTTTTTCCATGAATCCCGGCTGCCAGTTCACGAACCACGTTCTATCGAGCATGGGCCGTGTCGGTTTGGCTCTAATAATCGGCGTGCCCATGGGAATTGCTTTTGGCGTCCTTGCCGGCATGAATCGGCGCATCAGCAACGCCCTTGAGCCCATAGGCGTATTTGCCAATGCCATCTCGGGCATTGCCTGGGTGCCACTGGCCATCGTTTGGTTCGGCATCGGGGCTATGACGACCCTGTTCATCCTTCTCAATACAATATTTTGGCTTGTTTTTTTCAACACCCTTCTCGGGGTCAGAGGCGTGCCAAGGGTCCTCGAAAACAGCGTTCTCACGCTGGGTGGAAATCGATTGAACATCATCACTCAGGTTTATATTCCGGGTGCCCTTCCGAGTATCGTCACCGGCGTTCGGATGAGCATGGGCTTCGGCTGGCGCGCGCTCATCGCCGCCGAGATGATTGGTGGCACAAGCGGATTGGGTTTCATGATTTTCGTCTCGGCCTCGGAATACAAAATAGAAGAAGTTTTCCTGGGAGTGATCGTCATCGCGGTCATCTGGATGATAACCGACCGCTCGTTGCTCGTGCCGCTGGAAAAATGGACCATCCAGCGCTGGGGCCTTGTCTGGAGGCCATCCTAA